One region of Xylanimonas ulmi genomic DNA includes:
- the aceE gene encoding pyruvate dehydrogenase (acetyl-transferring), homodimeric type, whose amino-acid sequence MASYDETGPLINGLLSSVPDIDPGETAEWVESFDGLIDDKGGPRARYVMLNLLRRARERNVSIPASFATPYVNTIGVHDEPYFPGDESLERKYRSWIRWNAAVLVTRAQKPGIGVGGHISSYASVATLTEVGLNHFFRGKDHPGGGDQVYFQGHSSPGMYARAYLEGRLAAEDLDGFRQEKSKAGHGLPSYPHPRLLPEFWEFPTVSMGLGPASAIYQAWTNKYLHNRGIKDTSQQDVWAFLGDGEMDEPESRGMLQLAAHQNLDNLTFVVNCNLQRLDGPVRGNGKIIQELEAQFKGAGWNVIKVIWGREWDALLNADKDRALVNLMNVTPDGDYQTYRAESGAFIREHFFGRDPRTKALVENMTDEDIWNMKRGGHDYRKIYAAYAAARAHQGQPTVILAQTVKGYGLGSGFAGRNATHQMKKLKSDELKTLRDSLRIPIPDEQLDDPYSAPYYHPGVEDPAIAYMLERRRQLGGFVPERRHAPKAITLPEPKAYELLKKGSGHQEIATTMAFVRLLKDLIKDKEFGKRIVPIIPDEARTFGLDSIFPSAKIFNTGGQHYLAVDRDLMLSYKESEAGQIMHTGINEAGSAAAFQAVGTSYSTHGEHMVPVYIFYSMFGFQRTGDQFWAAGDQMTRGFIIGATAGRTTLTGEGLQHADGHSPLIAGTNTAMVAYDPAYGYEIRHIVRDGIERMFGPSADGAHDEQGRDQNVMYYLTVYNEPMVQPAEPQDVDVEGIKRGIHRIAVSDVPGPKAQLLASGVGVPWALEAQQLLRDDWGVSADVWSVTSWNELRRDALAAERAAFTDPSAPVRTPFVTERLQGAPGPFIATSDYDHLVPDQIRKWVPGDYEVLGADGFGFSDTRAAARRFFLIDGPSMVVKTLQALARRGEISPDVVGHAIEKYRLLDVTAGASGNAGGES is encoded by the coding sequence GTGGCTTCGTACGACGAGACCGGACCACTGATCAACGGTCTGCTCAGCTCGGTCCCCGACATCGATCCCGGCGAGACCGCCGAGTGGGTCGAGTCCTTCGACGGCCTGATCGACGACAAGGGCGGGCCCCGCGCGCGCTACGTCATGCTCAACCTGCTGCGGCGCGCGCGCGAGCGCAACGTGTCGATCCCGGCGTCGTTCGCGACGCCGTACGTCAACACGATCGGCGTGCACGACGAGCCGTACTTCCCGGGCGACGAGTCGCTCGAGCGCAAGTACCGCTCGTGGATCCGCTGGAACGCGGCCGTGCTGGTGACCCGCGCACAGAAGCCGGGCATCGGCGTGGGCGGGCACATCTCCTCCTACGCCTCGGTCGCGACACTGACCGAGGTGGGCCTCAACCACTTCTTCCGCGGCAAGGACCACCCGGGCGGCGGCGACCAGGTGTACTTCCAGGGGCACTCCTCCCCCGGCATGTACGCCCGCGCCTACCTGGAGGGGCGCCTGGCGGCCGAGGACCTCGACGGCTTCCGTCAGGAGAAGTCGAAGGCCGGCCACGGCCTGCCGTCCTACCCGCACCCGCGGCTGCTGCCCGAGTTCTGGGAGTTCCCGACCGTCTCGATGGGCCTGGGCCCGGCGTCGGCGATCTACCAGGCGTGGACCAACAAGTACCTGCACAACCGCGGCATCAAGGACACCTCGCAGCAGGACGTCTGGGCGTTCCTGGGCGACGGCGAGATGGACGAGCCCGAGTCGCGCGGCATGCTGCAGCTCGCGGCCCACCAGAACCTCGACAACCTGACGTTCGTCGTCAACTGCAACCTGCAGCGCCTCGACGGCCCGGTGCGCGGAAACGGCAAGATCATCCAGGAGCTCGAGGCCCAGTTCAAGGGCGCGGGCTGGAACGTCATCAAGGTCATCTGGGGCCGCGAGTGGGACGCCCTGCTCAACGCCGACAAGGACCGCGCGCTGGTCAACCTGATGAACGTCACCCCTGACGGTGACTACCAGACCTACCGCGCCGAGTCGGGCGCGTTCATCCGCGAGCACTTCTTCGGCCGCGACCCGCGCACCAAGGCCCTCGTCGAGAACATGACCGACGAGGACATCTGGAACATGAAGCGCGGTGGCCACGACTACCGCAAGATCTACGCCGCCTACGCCGCGGCCCGCGCCCACCAGGGCCAGCCGACCGTCATCCTCGCCCAGACCGTCAAGGGCTACGGCCTCGGCTCGGGCTTCGCGGGCCGCAACGCCACGCACCAGATGAAGAAGCTCAAGTCGGACGAGCTCAAGACGCTGCGCGACTCGCTGCGCATCCCGATCCCCGACGAGCAGCTCGACGACCCGTACAGCGCCCCGTACTACCACCCGGGCGTCGAGGACCCGGCGATCGCGTACATGCTCGAGCGCCGCCGTCAGCTCGGCGGGTTCGTGCCCGAGCGGCGACACGCCCCGAAGGCGATCACGCTGCCGGAGCCCAAGGCATACGAGCTGCTCAAGAAGGGCTCGGGCCACCAGGAGATCGCCACCACGATGGCCTTCGTGCGCCTGCTCAAGGACCTCATCAAGGACAAGGAGTTCGGCAAGCGCATCGTGCCGATCATCCCCGACGAGGCGCGCACGTTCGGCCTGGACTCGATCTTCCCGAGCGCGAAGATCTTCAACACCGGCGGCCAGCACTACCTCGCCGTGGACCGCGACCTCATGCTCTCCTACAAGGAGTCCGAGGCCGGGCAGATCATGCACACCGGCATCAACGAGGCCGGCTCGGCCGCCGCGTTCCAGGCGGTGGGGACGTCGTACTCGACACACGGCGAGCACATGGTGCCCGTCTACATCTTCTACTCGATGTTCGGGTTCCAGCGCACGGGCGACCAGTTCTGGGCCGCGGGCGACCAGATGACACGCGGGTTCATCATCGGCGCGACGGCAGGCCGCACCACGCTCACGGGCGAGGGCCTGCAGCACGCCGACGGCCACTCGCCGCTCATCGCGGGCACCAACACGGCGATGGTCGCCTACGACCCCGCGTACGGGTACGAGATCCGCCACATCGTGCGCGACGGCATCGAGCGCATGTTCGGCCCGTCGGCCGACGGCGCGCACGACGAGCAGGGCCGCGACCAGAACGTCATGTACTACCTGACGGTGTACAACGAGCCGATGGTCCAGCCGGCCGAGCCGCAGGACGTCGACGTCGAGGGCATCAAGCGCGGCATCCACCGCATCGCGGTCTCCGACGTTCCGGGCCCCAAGGCCCAACTGCTCGCCTCGGGCGTGGGTGTGCCGTGGGCTCTGGAGGCCCAGCAGCTCCTGCGTGACGACTGGGGCGTGTCGGCCGACGTCTGGTCGGTGACGAGCTGGAACGAGCTGCGCCGCGACGCGCTCGCCGCGGAGCGGGCGGCGTTCACCGACCCGTCGGCGCCGGTGCGCACGCCGTTCGTGACCGAACGGCTCCAGGGCGCCCCGGGCCCGTTCATCGCCACGAGCGACTACGACCACCTGGTCCCCGACCAGATCCGCAAGTGGGTCCCGGGCGACTACGAGGTGCTGGGCGCGGACGGCTTCGGCTTCTCCGACACGCGCGCCGCCGCCCGCCGCTTCTTCCTCATCGACGGCCCGTCGATGGTGGTCAAGACGCTGCAGGCGCTGGCCCGCCGCGGCGAGATCTCGCCCGACGTCGTCGGCCACGCGATCGAGAAGTACCGCCTGCTGGACGTCACCGCGGGCGCCTCGGGCAACGCGGGCGGCGAGAGCTGA
- a CDS encoding DUF3052 domain-containing protein: MDPQANRLGFTPGQVVQEFGWDDDVDDALRVAIEEITGAELVDEDYDDVTDGVIVWWRESDGDLTDMLVDALTVLDDGGPVWLFTRKPGRSGHVGHDEIQEAATTAGLHAMTTFAVADDWSATQLANRGRGR; the protein is encoded by the coding sequence ATGGATCCCCAGGCCAACCGCCTCGGGTTCACGCCCGGCCAGGTGGTACAGGAGTTCGGCTGGGACGACGACGTCGACGACGCGCTGCGCGTCGCGATCGAGGAGATCACCGGCGCCGAGCTCGTGGACGAGGACTATGACGACGTCACCGACGGCGTGATCGTCTGGTGGCGCGAGAGCGACGGCGACCTGACCGACATGCTCGTCGACGCGCTCACCGTGCTCGACGACGGCGGCCCCGTGTGGCTGTTCACCCGCAAGCCCGGACGCTCCGGGCACGTCGGCCACGACGAGATCCAGGAGGCCGCGACGACGGCGGGGTTGCACGCCATGACGACATTCGCCGTCGCGGACGACTGGTCGGCGACCCAGCTCGCAAACCGCGGACGCGGACGCTGA
- a CDS encoding peroxiredoxin: MTLRPGDPAPDFTLPDTHGTPVHLADLRGEPALVVFFPFAFSGICTGELCELRDNIEEFESAGVRLLAISTDPVFALKAWQQQEGYGFDLLSDFWPHGQVARAYGVLDEERGHALRGSFLIDADGVVRWAVVNPRGQRRDLEAYRTALAQI; encoded by the coding sequence ATGACGCTGCGACCCGGTGACCCGGCCCCCGACTTCACGCTGCCCGACACGCACGGCACGCCGGTGCACCTGGCCGACCTGCGCGGGGAGCCGGCGCTCGTCGTGTTCTTCCCGTTCGCGTTCTCCGGCATCTGCACCGGCGAGCTGTGCGAGCTGCGCGACAACATCGAGGAGTTCGAGTCCGCCGGGGTGAGGCTGCTCGCCATCTCGACCGATCCGGTCTTCGCGCTCAAGGCCTGGCAGCAGCAGGAGGGCTACGGCTTCGACCTGCTCAGTGACTTCTGGCCGCACGGCCAGGTCGCCCGCGCCTACGGCGTGCTCGACGAGGAGCGCGGCCACGCGCTGCGCGGCTCGTTCCTCATCGACGCCGACGGCGTGGTGCGCTGGGCCGTGGTCAACCCCCGCGGCCAGCGGCGCGATCTTGAGGCGTACCGGACCGCGCTCGCACAGATCTGA
- a CDS encoding DUF6191 domain-containing protein, with protein MGVDKSAYGPNGEYLGAGGGGAAGAFGQLIDPFQPSQQHLTAERERQRLDIVQHPATGGPNGEIDLDSGVAIICAEPTS; from the coding sequence GTGGGCGTGGACAAGTCGGCGTACGGACCGAACGGCGAGTACCTGGGCGCCGGCGGCGGTGGTGCTGCGGGCGCCTTCGGCCAGCTCATCGACCCGTTCCAGCCGTCACAGCAACACCTCACCGCGGAGCGCGAACGGCAGCGCCTGGACATCGTCCAGCATCCGGCGACCGGGGGCCCCAACGGTGAGATCGACCTGGACTCAGGCGTCGCGATCATCTGCGCCGAGCCGACGTCGTAG